In the genome of Gadus chalcogrammus isolate NIFS_2021 chromosome 21, NIFS_Gcha_1.0, whole genome shotgun sequence, one region contains:
- the atp6v1d gene encoding V-type proton ATPase subunit D yields MSAKDRIDVFPSRMVQTIMKARLKGAQTGRNLLKKKADALSMRFRQILRKIIETKTLMGEVMREAAFSLAEAKFAAGDFSTTVIQNVNKAQVKVRAKKDNVAGVTLPVFEHYQEGGDSYELTGLARGGEQVSRLKRNYAKAVELLVELASLQTSFVTLDHAIKITNRRVNAIEHVIIPRIERTLTYIITELDEREREEFYRLKKIQEKKKQLRERTEKEIAERLAALGPIAEPTNMLMDEQDEDMLFE; encoded by the exons ATGTCAGCAAAAGACAGGATCGACGTTTTCCCCTCCAGAAT GGTTCAGACCATCATGAAGGCCAGACTGAAGGGGGCGCAGACAGGTCGCAACCTGCTCAAGAAAAAGGCAGACGCTCTCTCAATGCGCTTCCGTCAGATCCTACGTAAAATCATAGAG ACCAAGACCCTGATGGGAGAGGTAATGAGAGAGGCGgccttctcattggctgaggcTAAATTTGCTGCCGGGGACTTCAG CACGACTGTGATCCAGAATGTAAACAAGGCCCAGGTGAAGGTCCGTGCTAAGAAGGACAACGTTGCtg GTGTTACCCTCCCAGTGTTTGAACACTACCAGGAGGGAGGCGACA GTTATGAGCTCACTGGTCTGGCCAGGGGAGGAGAGCAGGTCTCCCGGTTGAAGAGGAACTATGCCAAAGCAGTGGAGCTTCTTGTAGAGCTGGCCTCCCTACAG ACTTCCTTTGTGACGTTGGATCACGCCATTAAGATCACCAACCGCCGTGTGAACGCCATCGAGCACG TGATCATCCCTCGCATCGAGCGCACCCTAACCTACATCATCACAGAGCTggacgagagagaacgagaggagtTCTACAG gctgaaGAAGAtccaggagaagaagaagcagctcCGGGAGCGGACGGAGAAGGAGATCGCTGAGCGGCTGGCGGCCCTGGGCCCCATCGCCGAGCCCACCAACATGCTGATGGACGAGCAGGACGAGGACATGCTGTTTGAGTGa